A region from the Acyrthosiphon pisum isolate AL4f chromosome A1, pea_aphid_22Mar2018_4r6ur, whole genome shotgun sequence genome encodes:
- the LOC100573230 gene encoding ejaculatory bulb-specific protein 3-like, translating to ICVLIASSVCFTLAQEKYSTKYENFDVDKVLNNDSLLTSYINCLLDEENFSEEDQALKILYVENERSTSTDTIGAYLKYTISLHNYDYIISCLIKFTGVIPDALKTDCSKCTDVQVSKLLKIMKFLMKNRSADFDRLTTNYDPSGEYKKKL from the exons ATTTGTGTTCTGATCGCGTCGTCGGTGTGCTTCACATTGGCTCAAGAAAAGTACTCAACTAAATACGAAAACTTTGACGTGGACAAGGTGTTAAACAACGACAGTCTTTTAACCAGCTACATAAATTGTTTGCTCGACGAGGAAAATTTTTCCGAGGAAGACCAAGCATTGAAGA TCTTGTACGTCGAAAATGAACGTTCGACGTCCACTGATACAATTGGTgcatatttgaaatatacaatatcacTACAT aattatgattatattatttcttgtcTGATTAAATTTACAGGAGTTATACCAGACGCATTAAAAACTGACTGCAGCAAATGTACAGATGTCCAAGTCtccaaattactaaaaataatgaagtttTTGATGAAGAACCGTTCTGCTGACTTTGATCGTTTGACCACCAATTACGACCCATCAGGAGAATATAAGAAGAAGCTCTAA
- the ORF3 gene encoding chemosensory protein-like precursor (The RefSeq protein has 1 substitution compared to this genomic sequence), which produces MVHLNLFVVVVASLVCFTLAQEKYSTKYENFDVDKVLNNDSLLTSYINCLLDEGNCTEEGQALKRILPDALKTNCGKCTDAQKLKIEKIMKFLIKNRSIDFDRLTAKYDPSGEYKKKLEKFSA; this is translated from the exons ATGGTGCATCTTAACTTATTTGTTGTTGTGGTCGCGTCACTGGTGTGCTTCACATTGGCTCAAGAAAAGTACTCAACTAAATACGAAAACTTTGACGAGGACAAGGTGTTAAACAACGACAGCCTTTTAACCAGCTACATCAATTGTTTGCTCGACGAGGGAAATTGTACCGAGGAAGGCCAAGCGTTGAAAA GAATTTTACCAGACGCATTAAAAACTAACTGTGGAAAATGTACGGATgcacaaaaattgaaaatagaaaaaataatgaaatttttgaTCAAGAACCGTTCTATTGACTTTGATCGTTTGACCGCCAAATACGACCCATCGGGAGAATACAAGAAAAAGCTCGAAAAATTCTCCGCTTAA